One part of the Coffea eugenioides isolate CCC68of chromosome 10, Ceug_1.0, whole genome shotgun sequence genome encodes these proteins:
- the LOC113750565 gene encoding WD repeat-containing protein LWD1-like, which translates to MVAAPRQLNQASEQRVGRRWTQSFLKYPNRLEIVQLDDTNGEIRSDPNLCFEHPYLPTKIIFIPDKEYQKPDLLATSSDWVWRVADDGARVDMKSFLNNNRNSEFSDLLTSFDWNEAEPKRISASSVDTTCTIWDIDRETVDTQLIAHDKVDVLDIHLPTLPVVESQRHQASVNTIAFSNKFQILREPFHRWFAELVPQFDHVLSFDDSLRLCLPQGSPQC; encoded by the exons ATGGTCGCTGCCCCAAGACAACTGAATCAAGCCTCTGAGCAACGAGTTGGTCGCCGCTGGA CTCAATCATTTCTCAAGTATCCCAACCGCCTGGAAATCGTCCAGCTCGATGACACCAACGGCGAGATCCGCTCCGACCCCAACCTCTGCTTCGAGCATCCCTATCTTCCTACCAAGATTATCTTCATCCCTGACAAGGAGTACCAGAAGCCCGACCTCCTCGCCACTTCCAGTGACTGGGTTTGGAGGGTCGCCGACGATGGAGCCCGTGTCGACATGAAGAGCTTCCTCAACAACAACCGCAACAGCGAGTTCTCCGACCTCCTAACCTCCTTCGACTGGAACGAGGCCGAGCCCAAGCGCATCAGCGCCTCCAGCGTCGACACCACCTGCACCATCTGGGACATCGACCGAGAGACCGTCGACACCCAGCTCATCGCCCACGACAAGGTAGACGTCCTGGACATCCACCTCCCCACGCTTCCAGTCGTGGAATCGCAGCGGCACCAGGCCAGTGTCAACACCATCGCCTTCTCGAATAAGTTTCAGATTCTGAGG GAACCTTTTCACCGCTGGTTTGCTGAGCTTGTTCCACAGTTTGATCATGTTTTGTCCTTTGATGATTCTCTTCGCCTTTGTCTTCCTCAAGGCAGCCCGCAATGCTGA